In Streptomyces sp. NBC_01439, the following are encoded in one genomic region:
- a CDS encoding pilus assembly protein TadG-related protein: MNSRRSNDQGQAFPLYAMVVVALVFAALAFFVFGQAAVVRSDAQGAADAAALAAAQKARDKLLPRLDLATLKPEDWRDILDGKSFDTEGACGAAEDFAQLNDATGTCSRSLLRFTVEVTTNGTVGDSVVPGTRDMHGKAKAVAEVVPRCELGSALTPSGTPTPGPTGPPSPGLVDIKCKGGKTVRFDPLNPDPWSTLAHRLFDVRLAS, translated from the coding sequence TTGAACTCTCGGAGGTCGAATGATCAGGGCCAGGCCTTCCCGCTATATGCGATGGTCGTGGTTGCGCTGGTATTCGCCGCGCTCGCGTTCTTCGTGTTCGGCCAGGCTGCCGTCGTCCGCAGTGATGCGCAGGGAGCGGCTGATGCGGCCGCCTTGGCGGCGGCACAGAAAGCCCGCGACAAGCTGCTGCCACGTCTGGACCTCGCCACGCTCAAGCCCGAAGACTGGCGGGACATTCTGGACGGGAAGTCCTTTGACACGGAAGGGGCTTGCGGGGCAGCCGAGGACTTTGCTCAGCTGAACGATGCGACGGGGACCTGTTCGCGGTCGTTGCTGCGTTTCACGGTTGAGGTGACCACCAACGGCACCGTCGGAGACTCAGTCGTGCCGGGCACCCGTGACATGCACGGCAAGGCCAAAGCGGTGGCAGAGGTTGTGCCGCGATGTGAGCTGGGCTCTGCTCTCACCCCTTCGGGCACGCCGACTCCTGGCCCGACCGGTCCTCCGTCACCAGGCCTGGTCGACATCAAGTGCAAGGGAGGGAAGACCGTCAGGTTCGACCCTCTGAACCCGGACCCATGGAGCACGCTGGCGCATCGCCTCTTCGACGTGCGACTTGCCAGCTGA
- a CDS encoding response regulator transcription factor yields the protein MARLSVLIADGNPVIRAGLAAILGTAEDLDVIAQAADGREALSLTRRHAPDVILLDVRMPGVDGISALPHLVQLAPVLMLTYSREAEIICEALSLGAGGYLVHGEFTTDDLLRAVRDAPQGRPHFTPTAASALLAELRASSHPQRTVTQSSERMHNSVVFGLSSREVEIMDLIASGMSNQRIAAACFISEKTVKNHINRIFAKLQSATRSEAIARWLGTARPGVTGHG from the coding sequence ATGGCCCGGCTGAGCGTGCTCATCGCGGACGGCAACCCGGTCATCAGGGCGGGCCTGGCGGCCATCCTGGGCACGGCCGAGGACCTCGACGTCATCGCCCAGGCTGCGGACGGACGCGAAGCCCTGAGCCTGACCCGCAGGCACGCCCCGGACGTGATCCTGCTGGACGTCCGGATGCCGGGGGTGGACGGGATCTCCGCACTGCCGCACCTGGTGCAGCTGGCTCCCGTACTGATGCTGACGTACAGCAGGGAAGCCGAAATCATCTGCGAGGCCCTGTCGTTGGGGGCGGGCGGCTACCTCGTCCACGGCGAGTTCACGACGGACGACCTGCTGAGGGCGGTACGCGACGCCCCGCAGGGCCGCCCCCACTTCACCCCGACGGCGGCGAGCGCCCTCCTCGCCGAGCTCCGGGCCTCTTCGCATCCGCAACGAACTGTGACACAGTCTTCTGAGCGGATGCACAACTCTGTTGTCTTCGGGCTGAGTTCCCGGGAGGTGGAGATCATGGATCTGATCGCGTCCGGGATGAGCAACCAGCGGATCGCGGCGGCCTGCTTCATCAGCGAGAAGACGGTCAAGAACCACATCAACCGCATCTTCGCGAAGCTCCAGAGCGCCACGCGCAGCGAGGCGATCGCCCGCTGGCTGGGAACCGCCCGTCCAGGAGTGACCGGTCATGGGTAG
- a CDS encoding DUF5936 domain-containing protein: MTGLLLALAVALSVLGAFHGIRLYRADVKLPTDLALALEVGATRTTAVGSLVDRMGIRWAPAVLRLMGPARVARKRRQIDMAGNPAGLTIDRYAARRAVYGALGALGAFSMLINGQLVAALFMVAFGLFWIEAGLWSAIRVRRDHIERTLPDFLDVLAVVVSAGLGFRQALERVADKYEGPWADEIRITLQQMNMGVSRRQAFDELRRRNDSEQVAQFVMALQQGEELGSPIVETLIAIAEDMRRTDAQSARRRAARAVPKATFAVTMFMLPGTLILLVCGFVYGANVDFDALFGGG; this comes from the coding sequence ATGACCGGACTCCTGCTCGCACTGGCCGTGGCCCTGTCGGTCCTCGGCGCGTTCCACGGCATCCGCCTCTACCGCGCGGACGTGAAGCTGCCCACGGACCTCGCGCTCGCCCTGGAGGTCGGGGCCACCCGCACGACGGCGGTCGGCTCCCTCGTGGACCGGATGGGCATCCGCTGGGCCCCGGCGGTGCTGCGCCTGATGGGGCCGGCGCGGGTCGCACGCAAGCGCCGCCAGATCGACATGGCGGGCAACCCGGCGGGCTTGACGATCGACCGCTACGCGGCACGGCGCGCGGTGTACGGCGCACTGGGCGCCCTCGGCGCCTTCTCAATGCTGATCAACGGCCAGCTGGTCGCCGCGCTCTTCATGGTGGCCTTCGGCCTGTTCTGGATCGAGGCGGGTCTGTGGTCGGCGATCCGGGTCCGCCGCGACCACATCGAGCGGACCCTGCCGGACTTCCTGGACGTACTCGCGGTTGTCGTCAGCGCCGGGCTGGGCTTCCGGCAGGCGCTGGAGCGGGTGGCGGACAAGTACGAGGGCCCCTGGGCCGACGAAATCCGCATCACCCTGCAGCAGATGAACATGGGCGTCAGCCGCCGCCAGGCCTTCGACGAACTGCGTCGCCGCAATGACAGCGAGCAGGTCGCGCAGTTCGTTATGGCCCTCCAGCAGGGCGAGGAGCTCGGCTCGCCGATCGTCGAGACCCTGATCGCGATCGCCGAGGACATGCGCCGTACGGACGCCCAGAGCGCCCGGCGCCGCGCGGCCCGGGCCGTCCCGAAGGCGACGTTCGCGGTGACCATGTTCATGCTCCCCGGCACGCTGATCCTGCTGGTCTGCGGCTTCGTCTACGGCGCGAACGTCGACTTCGACGCGCTGTTCGGGGGTGGCTGA
- a CDS encoding type II secretion system F family protein → MNQVNPLILLTLGVTLLACVLVVAGLQAYVAGRAQHAALIERLSASGMPEPLGRRRRFRGVDRRLRQTKLGRRIELKLATTGLDLTPGEFFVYMLGSIAGVWLIASSLLAPFFGPVAGAIGIWAANAFLNWQRSRRTERFINQLPDLARILANATQAGLALRTAIGIAAEELEAPAGEELARVADRLAVGHSIDESLGELTERLPSRELVVLVSTLVLSARAGGAIVDSLRNLTVTLEQRKETRREIRTQLSQVTVTAYLVPAIGLGSLLLVDLMMPGALDRMTGAFLGQTAVLIALGLFALGFVLIRRLSKIDV, encoded by the coding sequence ATGAATCAAGTGAACCCACTCATCCTCCTCACCCTCGGCGTTACCCTGCTGGCCTGCGTGCTCGTCGTCGCCGGACTCCAGGCGTACGTCGCCGGGCGCGCCCAGCACGCCGCCCTGATCGAGCGCCTCTCGGCGAGCGGCATGCCGGAGCCCCTGGGCCGGCGGCGCCGCTTCCGGGGCGTCGACCGGCGGCTGCGCCAGACGAAGCTCGGCCGCCGCATCGAGCTGAAGCTGGCGACCACCGGACTGGATCTCACCCCCGGCGAGTTCTTCGTCTACATGCTGGGTTCGATCGCGGGGGTGTGGCTCATCGCGTCCTCCCTCCTCGCGCCGTTCTTCGGCCCGGTGGCCGGTGCCATCGGCATCTGGGCGGCGAACGCCTTCCTCAACTGGCAGCGGTCACGGCGTACGGAACGGTTCATCAACCAACTCCCCGACCTGGCCCGCATCCTGGCCAACGCCACCCAGGCCGGGCTGGCGCTGCGCACGGCCATCGGCATCGCGGCCGAGGAACTGGAGGCACCGGCGGGCGAGGAACTGGCGCGCGTCGCCGACCGCCTCGCCGTCGGCCACTCGATCGATGAGTCCCTCGGCGAACTCACCGAGCGCCTGCCGTCCCGGGAACTGGTCGTCCTCGTCTCCACCCTCGTCCTGTCGGCCCGCGCGGGCGGCGCGATCGTGGACAGCCTGCGCAACCTCACCGTGACGCTGGAGCAGCGCAAGGAGACGCGGCGCGAGATCCGCACCCAGCTCTCCCAAGTCACGGTGACGGCGTACCTGGTCCCCGCCATCGGCCTCGGCTCCCTGCTGCTGGTCGACCTGATGATGCCCGGCGCGCTCGACCGGATGACGGGCGCGTTCCTCGGCCAGACGGCCGTGCTCATCGCCCTCGGCCTCTTCGCCCTGGGCTTCGTCCTCATCCGCCGCCTGTCGAAGATCGATGTGTGA
- a CDS encoding Arc family DNA-binding protein, whose protein sequence is MDHEVRITLRLPADLHAWLVAHAKSARRSLNSEILCRLEAERAAPVADDA, encoded by the coding sequence ATGGACCATGAAGTGCGCATCACGCTCAGGCTCCCAGCAGATCTCCACGCGTGGCTGGTTGCTCATGCCAAGTCCGCCCGCCGGTCCCTCAACTCCGAGATCCTGTGTCGCTTGGAGGCCGAGCGCGCCGCTCCCGTGGCAGACGACGCATAG